A portion of the Flavobacteriales bacterium genome contains these proteins:
- a CDS encoding response regulator transcription factor encodes MKLSCILIVEDDVIIAKAFAHYLIQKGYENIKIARTFSQAIACINEFSIDIALLDINLNEKNSGIDLAKILVKQENIPFVFISSHFDDETIERARATHPNGFLTKPINKDTLYTTLEMISLNSRDADDVLIIKDGYSTIRLDIRKILFIEADHVYVNIYLENKNAPILVRNSLQNLEQLIHSSDFIKIHRKYLIHTKKVEKYNSSKVFINGTELPIGTTRKKNALKLLGSL; translated from the coding sequence ATGAAGCTCAGTTGCATTTTAATTGTAGAAGATGATGTAATTATTGCCAAAGCTTTTGCTCATTATCTGATACAAAAAGGTTATGAGAACATTAAAATAGCAAGGACATTCAGTCAAGCGATTGCATGTATTAATGAATTCTCTATTGACATTGCATTACTGGATATTAATTTAAATGAGAAAAATTCGGGAATCGATTTAGCAAAAATTTTGGTTAAACAAGAGAATATTCCATTTGTTTTTATTTCCTCTCATTTTGATGATGAAACTATAGAGCGTGCAAGGGCAACACATCCGAATGGTTTTTTAACAAAACCAATAAATAAAGATACATTATATACTACACTAGAAATGATATCATTAAATAGTAGAGATGCTGATGATGTTCTAATTATTAAAGATGGATATAGTACTATAAGGTTGGATATTCGTAAAATTCTCTTTATTGAGGCTGATCATGTTTATGTAAATATTTATTTAGAAAACAAGAATGCGCCAATTTTGGTTCGAAATTCTCTTCAGAATCTTGAGCAACTAATCCACTCTAGTGATTTTATCAAAATCCATAGAAAATACTTAATCCATACAAAAAAGGTTGAAAAATATAATTCGTCCAAAGTATTTATAAATGGTACTGAATTACCAATTGGTACTACACGAAAAAAGAATGCTTTAAAACTTTTAGGTAGTCTATGA